The proteins below come from a single Chryseobacterium sp. MA9 genomic window:
- a CDS encoding HAD family hydrolase, whose product MSYKEKLKDIKAFVFDVDGVFTDGSVYLLPGGNMCRVMNVLDGYAVVKALKNNYLIGVITGGNDEMVKHRINYLGIQDYYSKSHNKIEDFEDFKRKHNLKNEEILTMGDDLPDIHIMESSAIAACPENAVPEVKGISDYISPKKGGAGAVRDVIEQVMKVQGNWHDDNTQSV is encoded by the coding sequence ATGAGCTATAAAGAGAAATTAAAAGATATTAAGGCATTTGTATTTGATGTTGACGGAGTTTTCACAGACGGAAGTGTTTATCTGCTTCCCGGAGGAAATATGTGCAGAGTAATGAATGTTCTGGACGGATATGCAGTAGTGAAAGCATTAAAAAATAATTATTTGATTGGAGTGATTACCGGCGGAAATGACGAAATGGTAAAACACAGAATCAATTACCTGGGTATCCAGGATTACTATTCGAAATCCCACAACAAAATAGAGGATTTTGAAGATTTTAAGAGGAAACACAATCTTAAAAATGAAGAAATCCTGACTATGGGTGATGATCTTCCGGATATTCATATTATGGAAAGTTCTGCTATTGCGGCATGTCCTGAAAATGCAGTTCCTGAAGTAAAAGGAATCTCCGATTATATTTCTCCGAAAAAAGGAGGAGCCGGAGCAGTACGCGATGTGATTGAACAGGTGATGAAGGTCCAGGGAAACTGGCATGATGATAACACTCAATCTGTATAA
- a CDS encoding Maf family nucleotide pyrophosphatase, whose translation MKLLLASQSPRRKELLSSLGFEFEVVKIDCEEILPEHIKIEKAAAYLSDLKADAFRHLEADEVLLTADTVVAIDNQILGKPKDEAEAFKMLKSLSGRTHQVYTGITIKTTDKSITETDVADVTLDKLSDEEISYYVQNYKPFDKAGSYGIQEWLGMAKITSLTGSFYTIMGLPTHLVYKILKETSLI comes from the coding sequence ATGAAATTACTTTTAGCATCTCAATCGCCAAGAAGAAAAGAACTTCTTTCAAGCCTTGGTTTTGAATTTGAAGTCGTAAAAATAGACTGTGAAGAAATTCTTCCTGAACATATAAAAATAGAAAAAGCTGCAGCTTACCTGTCTGATTTAAAAGCAGATGCTTTCAGACATCTGGAGGCAGATGAAGTTCTGCTGACCGCTGATACTGTAGTAGCTATTGATAATCAGATTCTTGGAAAGCCTAAAGATGAAGCTGAAGCCTTTAAGATGCTTAAAAGCCTTTCTGGAAGAACCCATCAGGTTTACACAGGAATTACTATCAAAACGACGGATAAATCCATTACTGAAACCGATGTTGCCGATGTTACTCTTGATAAGCTCTCTGATGAAGAAATAAGCTATTATGTTCAAAACTATAAGCCTTTCGATAAAGCGGGCAGCTATGGTATTCAGGAATGGCTGGGAATGGCAAAGATCACAAGCCTTACAGGAAGTTTTTATACCATCATGGGACTCCCTACCCATCTTGTTTACAAAATATTGAAAGAAACCTCTCTGATTTAA
- the tsaB gene encoding tRNA (adenosine(37)-N6)-threonylcarbamoyltransferase complex dimerization subunit type 1 TsaB — translation MKILYLETSSKNCSVAVSDNEKLLCVCEEVSENYKQSESLHTYVEWALEGAGIALKDIEAVALGKGPGSYTGLRIGAASAKGFCYGLRVPLIAVNSLESMIEPFLGDNYDFIIPLIDARRMEVYTAAYDGNTGKELSETEAKILDETSFEEFRDKKVLFIGDGAKKAKEILNLPDAVFNEDVYPSAQYLIRKTLEKIENKEFEDMAYFEPFYLKDFHGVKKKKS, via the coding sequence ATGAAAATTCTATATCTGGAAACATCATCCAAAAACTGTTCGGTAGCAGTATCAGACAATGAAAAGCTACTGTGCGTGTGTGAAGAAGTTTCCGAAAATTATAAACAGTCTGAAAGCCTTCATACCTATGTAGAATGGGCGTTGGAAGGTGCGGGTATTGCTCTTAAAGATATTGAAGCTGTTGCTTTAGGGAAAGGTCCCGGATCTTATACAGGGTTAAGGATTGGCGCAGCTTCTGCAAAAGGATTCTGCTATGGTCTTAGAGTTCCCCTGATTGCCGTGAATTCTCTTGAAAGCATGATAGAGCCTTTTTTAGGCGATAACTATGACTTTATAATACCTTTGATTGATGCAAGAAGAATGGAGGTGTATACGGCCGCTTATGACGGTAATACGGGAAAAGAACTATCTGAGACAGAAGCTAAAATTTTGGATGAGACTTCTTTTGAAGAATTCAGAGATAAAAAAGTGTTGTTTATAGGAGATGGGGCTAAGAAGGCAAAAGAGATACTGAATCTTCCTGATGCCGTTTTTAACGAGGATGTTTATCCTTCTGCACAATATCTTATCAGAAAGACATTGGAAAAAATAGAAAATAAAGAATTTGAAGATATGGCTTATTTTGAGCCTTTCTATCTCAAAGATTTCCATGGGGTAAAGAAAAAGAAATCGTAA
- a CDS encoding lipopolysaccharide assembly protein LapB, with the protein MKKNILFLLVICLVASCATKTKKPEQRSKLLKGFSTYYNTLFNAKDALNSEFTTRDKGHKDNFYAPYIPILTYEEQPLGSDLGQSEAFAENSMKMAEVANKPSGRGNSGVPNIPGGPQGNAPARPDGEQGKGATTLEIAEAKALKAINKYSVTRNGEEKNKQIFDAYMILAQARIYRGKSLEALDALNYVFTHMKDDKRIALARIYQGLAYDQIKDYHRAHETFAKLKGEDINKSYAKLLSIYYSESLLDAGKKEEAAKELDEAFELNSNRKLKSRIAYLRGQVLENLNQNDKARESYTAAYKYANDFEFEVKSQIAIAKTFNGKGDYAGAKNYLEGISKKGTYGSRKNEFYYALGLMANKAGKKDEAQQFFRKSLFEKVSDPQIRGLAYYEIGKSYLDKNDYIGAGSYYDSALAVMTYEPSKILLKDQSAYIKKISKNYYLIKKNDSILSLAKMDEGQKTDYFTKYIAKLKIKEEKEEQERRRAERSKGFDTGDYSANSIFANSSNAFEDFGVTTKGFYFGNTGTVSKGTSTFKQVWGDRALADNWRFSKKMASIEDMKNEALGVTSAPNPRRFEPSYYIEQIPTDQGKLSQLKKDRDTASLGLGIMYQNYFTNTPLATKTLYDLVDVKPEEKVMLQALYEIFAMNYEKNPQASEKAKQILLADYPYTSYAEFARNPKNKSFVKSTEEVENEYKKAYALFESEKFAESKDVIDQTLQKFPKDALVPKLYLLNAFNAGKSSGKEVMILQLEQIALNYSKTPEGIRAKEMLIYLKSDLSFQATDNKGNAVPQQPSGTPVQPNTQNTGVPQMNNGKIQKLENISTQTLDPTPQQANPNQQQQKNKKSTETKPASKVPPRPQ; encoded by the coding sequence ATGAAAAAGAATATATTATTCCTTTTAGTGATATGCCTTGTTGCTTCCTGTGCTACCAAAACAAAAAAGCCGGAGCAGCGATCAAAACTATTGAAAGGATTTTCCACATATTACAATACTCTTTTTAATGCGAAAGATGCATTAAACAGTGAGTTTACAACCAGAGATAAGGGACATAAAGATAATTTTTATGCTCCTTATATTCCTATTCTTACCTATGAAGAACAGCCTTTGGGAAGTGATCTTGGACAATCAGAGGCTTTTGCTGAAAATTCCATGAAAATGGCTGAAGTAGCTAACAAACCTTCAGGAAGAGGAAATTCCGGAGTACCGAATATTCCTGGTGGTCCTCAGGGAAATGCCCCTGCAAGACCTGACGGAGAACAAGGTAAAGGAGCTACTACACTTGAAATTGCAGAAGCAAAAGCTTTAAAAGCAATTAATAAATATTCTGTGACCAGAAACGGTGAAGAGAAAAACAAGCAGATTTTTGATGCTTATATGATTCTTGCCCAAGCGAGAATTTATAGAGGTAAATCTCTGGAAGCACTGGATGCTCTTAATTATGTGTTCACTCACATGAAAGACGATAAGAGAATTGCACTGGCAAGAATTTATCAGGGGCTTGCCTATGATCAAATCAAAGATTATCACAGAGCTCATGAAACTTTTGCAAAACTGAAAGGAGAAGACATTAATAAAAGCTATGCAAAACTGCTGAGCATCTATTACTCTGAATCTCTGCTGGATGCAGGTAAAAAGGAAGAGGCAGCCAAAGAGCTTGATGAAGCCTTTGAACTGAACAGCAACAGAAAACTAAAGAGTAGAATTGCTTATCTGAGAGGCCAGGTTTTAGAAAATCTGAACCAGAATGATAAAGCAAGAGAAAGCTATACCGCAGCATATAAATATGCCAATGATTTTGAATTTGAAGTAAAATCTCAGATTGCTATTGCTAAAACTTTTAATGGTAAAGGTGACTATGCCGGAGCCAAAAACTATCTGGAAGGAATCAGTAAAAAAGGGACTTACGGTTCCAGAAAAAACGAATTTTATTATGCTTTAGGTTTAATGGCCAACAAAGCAGGAAAAAAAGATGAAGCCCAGCAATTCTTCAGAAAGTCCCTGTTTGAAAAGGTTTCTGACCCTCAGATCCGTGGATTGGCTTATTACGAAATAGGTAAAAGCTATCTTGACAAGAATGATTACATTGGAGCCGGAAGCTATTATGATTCTGCGCTTGCAGTAATGACGTATGAGCCCTCAAAAATCCTTTTAAAAGACCAGTCTGCCTACATCAAAAAAATTTCAAAGAATTATTATCTGATCAAAAAGAATGACAGTATTCTTTCACTGGCAAAGATGGATGAAGGCCAGAAAACAGACTATTTTACAAAATATATAGCAAAATTAAAGATTAAAGAAGAAAAAGAGGAACAGGAAAGAAGACGTGCAGAAAGGAGCAAAGGATTTGATACCGGAGACTATAGCGCTAATTCTATTTTTGCTAACAGCTCCAATGCTTTTGAGGATTTCGGGGTGACTACTAAAGGATTTTACTTCGGAAATACCGGAACTGTAAGCAAAGGAACATCCACGTTTAAACAAGTCTGGGGAGATCGTGCTCTTGCTGATAACTGGCGTTTTTCCAAGAAAATGGCTTCTATTGAAGATATGAAGAATGAAGCGCTGGGGGTAACTTCAGCACCCAATCCTAGACGTTTTGAGCCCTCTTACTATATTGAGCAGATTCCAACAGATCAGGGTAAATTATCCCAATTGAAAAAGGACAGAGATACCGCTTCATTAGGTCTGGGAATCATGTATCAGAACTACTTTACCAACACTCCCCTAGCTACAAAAACACTGTATGATCTTGTAGATGTAAAACCGGAAGAAAAGGTAATGCTGCAGGCATTGTATGAGATTTTTGCCATGAATTATGAGAAAAATCCACAGGCATCCGAAAAAGCGAAACAAATTCTATTGGCGGATTATCCTTACACTTCTTATGCTGAATTTGCCAGAAATCCTAAAAACAAATCGTTCGTAAAATCAACGGAAGAGGTTGAAAATGAATATAAAAAAGCATATGCCTTATTTGAATCGGAAAAATTTGCGGAAAGTAAGGATGTGATAGATCAGACTCTTCAAAAATTTCCTAAGGATGCGCTGGTCCCTAAATTGTACCTGCTCAACGCATTCAACGCAGGGAAATCCAGCGGAAAGGAAGTAATGATTCTGCAGCTTGAACAGATTGCACTGAATTATTCTAAAACTCCTGAAGGGATAAGAGCTAAAGAAATGCTGATTTATCTGAAAAGCGACCTCAGCTTCCAGGCAACGGATAATAAAGGAAATGCTGTCCCGCAACAACCCTCAGGAACACCTGTACAACCTAATACCCAGAACACCGGAGTTCCGCAAATGAATAATGGAAAAATACAGAAGCTGGAAAATATAAGTACGCAAACTCTGGACCCTACTCCACAGCAGGCAAATCCTAACCAGCAGCAGCAAAAAAATAAAAAATCAACAGAAACCAAACCAGCGTCAAAGGTACCGCCAAGACCTCAATAA
- a CDS encoding NADAR family protein encodes MKYTIQNIKERFQKKEKIKFLFFWGHTAKDIVTKSCFSQWFSGKFEENGIIYKTAEHYMMAGKARLFNDSETEEEILKTATPNQAKALGRKVKNFDPKIWDEYKYEIVTQGNLLKFSQNQKFKDFLLSTGDKTLVEASPYDRIWGIGMLETDSRAENPLLWNGENLLGFALMEVRDKLRN; translated from the coding sequence ATGAAATACACCATACAAAATATTAAAGAACGTTTTCAAAAGAAAGAAAAGATAAAATTTCTCTTTTTCTGGGGGCACACAGCAAAGGATATTGTAACCAAATCATGCTTCAGCCAATGGTTTTCCGGAAAATTTGAAGAAAACGGGATCATATATAAAACGGCAGAACATTATATGATGGCCGGAAAAGCAAGATTATTTAACGATTCTGAAACGGAAGAGGAAATTTTAAAGACAGCAACTCCTAATCAGGCAAAAGCTTTAGGGAGAAAAGTAAAAAACTTTGATCCGAAAATTTGGGATGAATATAAATATGAAATTGTAACCCAGGGAAATCTTTTAAAATTCTCTCAAAATCAGAAATTTAAAGACTTTCTTTTATCAACTGGAGATAAAACTCTGGTGGAAGCAAGTCCCTATGACAGAATCTGGGGCATTGGTATGCTGGAAACGGACAGTAGGGCAGAAAATCCTTTACTCTGGAACGGAGAAAATCTTTTAGGATTTGCTTTGATGGAAGTAAGAGATAAATTGAGAAACTAA
- a CDS encoding 2OG-Fe(II) oxygenase yields the protein MEKIELHPEVFLIEDFLTETECDHYINLSQEKIFEEAKINVFGRQQMNKGIRNNDRLMIFDERIAEELFKKAAAFLPQEHDGHQLLNFNEMLRVYKYAPGQQFKMHRDGSYIRNEKEKSFYTFMIYLNDDFGGGETEFENLFTVAPKKGTALIFYHPLRHEGKTLISGLKYVLRTDVMYSKE from the coding sequence ATGGAAAAAATAGAATTACACCCAGAGGTATTTCTGATTGAAGATTTTCTGACTGAAACAGAATGTGATCACTATATAAATCTTTCTCAGGAAAAAATTTTTGAAGAAGCAAAGATCAATGTATTCGGACGTCAGCAGATGAATAAAGGGATCAGAAATAACGACCGGCTGATGATCTTTGATGAAAGAATTGCTGAGGAACTTTTTAAAAAAGCCGCTGCATTTCTACCTCAGGAACATGATGGACATCAGCTTCTTAACTTTAATGAAATGCTCAGGGTTTATAAATATGCTCCCGGACAGCAGTTCAAAATGCACAGGGATGGAAGTTATATCAGGAATGAAAAAGAGAAAAGTTTTTACACCTTTATGATCTATCTGAATGATGATTTCGGAGGGGGAGAAACAGAATTTGAAAACTTATTCACCGTAGCTCCCAAGAAAGGAACAGCACTTATTTTTTATCATCCTTTAAGACATGAAGGTAAAACCCTTATCAGCGGATTAAAGTATGTGCTGAGAACAGATGTAATGTACTCAAAGGAATAA
- a CDS encoding NUDIX domain-containing protein — translation MESPKKLQDIKVAVDAVIFGYFDKKDLQILLIKRNIEPFKGGWALPGGLVLDDESVDDAVKRELYEEAGIKPDFLEQLYTFGNLGRDPRNRVVSVAYLGLVNPSYHELFADSDAEDAQWFSINKLPSVAFDHKTIIETALKRLRTKIQYQPIGFNLLNEEFPFSDLENLYKTIVGQEIDRRNFRKKIMSYGLLNETNNVKKEGSGRPGKLFTFNKEKYKELEEQGFYFEIK, via the coding sequence ATGGAGTCTCCAAAAAAATTACAGGATATAAAAGTGGCTGTAGATGCCGTCATTTTCGGATATTTTGATAAAAAAGATCTTCAGATCCTTCTGATTAAAAGAAATATTGAACCTTTTAAAGGAGGCTGGGCTCTTCCGGGGGGACTTGTTCTCGATGATGAAAGCGTGGATGATGCGGTAAAACGGGAACTCTATGAAGAAGCAGGCATAAAACCCGATTTTCTGGAACAGCTCTACACATTTGGTAATCTGGGTCGGGATCCGAGAAACAGGGTAGTTTCTGTGGCTTATCTGGGACTTGTGAACCCATCTTATCATGAACTGTTTGCAGACTCTGATGCTGAAGATGCACAATGGTTCAGCATTAATAAACTTCCCTCAGTGGCTTTTGACCACAAAACAATTATAGAGACAGCCTTAAAAAGACTTCGCACAAAAATTCAATATCAGCCAATCGGTTTCAATCTTCTCAATGAAGAATTCCCCTTCTCAGACCTTGAAAATCTCTATAAAACGATTGTGGGACAGGAAATCGACAGAAGAAATTTCCGCAAGAAAATCATGAGTTACGGGTTGCTTAACGAAACCAATAATGTTAAAAAAGAAGGCAGCGGCAGACCCGGTAAGCTTTTTACATTCAATAAAGAAAAATATAAAGAGCTTGAAGAGCAAGGTTTTTATTTTGAAATTAAATAG
- the lepA gene encoding translation elongation factor 4: MKNIRNFCIIAHIDHGKSTLADRLLEYTNTVTQRELQSQTLDDMDLEKERGITIKSHAIQMDYEYKGEKYILNLIDTPGHVDFSYEVSRSIAACEGALLIVDAAQSIQAQTISNLYLALENDLTIIPILNKIDLPSANPEEVTDEIMNLIGCEYEDVLRVSGKTGEGVLHLLEQIVERIPAPVGNPDGPLQALIFDSVYNPFRGIEAYFKVVNGSITKNEKIKFFATGKEYGADEVGTLKLKQVPKKTIQCGDVGYLVSGIKDAREVKVGDTITSFEKPAEGPIDGFEEVKPMVFAGIYPIDSEDFEELRFSLEKLRLNDASLVFEPESSAALGFGFRCGFLGMLHMEIVQERLDREFNMNVITTVPNVSYFGYTKKEPEVPILINNPSEMMDPSTMDRVEEPFIKASIITKSDFVGAVMTLCIEKRGEIVNQSYLTSERVELIFNMPLAEVVFDFYDRLKSISKGYASFDYHPIGFRASKLVKMDILINGDMVDALSSLIHDSNAYYIGKRMCEKLRELIPRQQFDIAVQAALGTKVIARETIKALRKDVTAKCYGGDISRKRKLLEKQKEGKKKMKQIGRVEVPQSAFMAVLKLND, translated from the coding sequence ATGAAAAACATACGAAATTTTTGCATAATCGCTCATATCGACCACGGTAAAAGTACCCTGGCAGACCGTCTATTGGAGTATACAAATACCGTTACCCAAAGAGAATTACAGTCTCAGACGCTTGATGATATGGATTTGGAGAAAGAACGTGGGATTACAATCAAGTCACACGCCATCCAGATGGATTATGAGTATAAAGGAGAAAAATATATTTTAAACCTTATTGATACACCGGGACACGTTGACTTTTCTTATGAAGTATCCCGTTCTATTGCTGCCTGTGAAGGAGCGCTTCTTATTGTAGATGCTGCACAGAGTATTCAGGCACAAACCATCAGCAACCTGTATCTGGCATTGGAAAATGATTTGACGATCATTCCGATTCTAAATAAAATTGACCTTCCGTCTGCAAACCCTGAAGAAGTAACCGATGAGATTATGAATCTTATCGGATGTGAATATGAAGATGTACTGAGAGTTTCAGGAAAAACGGGAGAGGGTGTTCTTCATCTTTTGGAGCAGATCGTAGAAAGAATTCCTGCTCCGGTAGGAAATCCAGACGGACCGCTTCAGGCCCTGATTTTTGACTCTGTATACAACCCGTTCAGAGGAATTGAAGCCTATTTCAAAGTTGTGAACGGAAGTATTACTAAAAATGAAAAGATTAAGTTCTTCGCAACCGGAAAAGAATATGGAGCTGATGAAGTAGGGACATTGAAATTGAAGCAGGTTCCGAAGAAAACTATTCAGTGTGGAGATGTAGGATATCTGGTTTCCGGGATCAAAGATGCCCGTGAGGTAAAAGTAGGAGATACAATCACTTCTTTTGAAAAACCAGCTGAAGGTCCTATCGATGGATTCGAAGAAGTAAAGCCAATGGTATTTGCTGGTATTTATCCAATTGATTCTGAGGATTTTGAAGAGCTTAGGTTCTCCCTTGAAAAATTAAGACTGAACGATGCTTCTTTGGTTTTCGAGCCGGAAAGTTCTGCCGCTCTTGGTTTTGGTTTCCGTTGCGGATTCTTAGGAATGCTTCACATGGAAATCGTTCAGGAACGTCTTGACAGAGAGTTTAATATGAACGTAATTACAACAGTACCGAACGTTTCATATTTTGGATATACTAAAAAAGAACCTGAAGTTCCGATTCTGATCAATAACCCATCTGAAATGATGGACCCTTCAACGATGGATAGAGTAGAAGAACCTTTCATCAAGGCTTCTATCATTACAAAATCCGATTTCGTAGGAGCAGTAATGACTTTATGTATCGAAAAGAGAGGAGAAATTGTTAACCAAAGTTATTTAACATCAGAAAGAGTTGAATTGATTTTCAATATGCCGCTTGCTGAAGTTGTATTTGACTTCTATGACAGATTAAAATCAATCTCTAAGGGATATGCTTCATTCGATTATCACCCGATCGGATTCAGAGCTTCCAAGCTTGTAAAAATGGATATCCTGATCAATGGTGATATGGTAGATGCATTGTCTTCTTTGATTCACGATTCTAACGCTTATTACATTGGTAAAAGAATGTGTGAGAAACTTCGTGAGCTGATTCCGAGACAGCAGTTTGATATTGCTGTTCAGGCTGCATTAGGTACGAAAGTAATCGCCAGAGAAACTATTAAAGCCTTAAGAAAAGACGTTACCGCAAAATGTTACGGTGGAGATATTTCCAGAAAGCGTAAGCTATTGGAAAAGCAGAAAGAAGGTAAAAAGAAAATGAAGCAGATTGGTAGAGTAGAAGTACCACAATCAGCGTTCATGGCTGTATTAAAACTGAATGATTAA
- a CDS encoding DUF1579 domain-containing protein, with the protein MKNLLTILSAAFLLIACEKGKTTAANGTDKTDSTAANSEWKPVDSATAMKAWIEYSTPGEMHKMLAKSDGTWTGETTMWMENGAKPTVSKSEATNKMMYGGRYQITNHKGGFMGMPFEGMSIVGYDNSKKKFVSTWIDNMGSGIMHSEGDWNASTKSVEFKGKMTDPSRPGKDCDFREVFTFVDDNTQKLEMYGPDSKTGKEYKTMEIKYTRKK; encoded by the coding sequence ATGAAAAATTTATTAACAATTCTTTCTGCTGCTTTTTTATTAATAGCTTGTGAGAAGGGAAAAACAACTGCTGCCAATGGTACTGATAAAACAGATTCTACTGCTGCAAACTCTGAATGGAAGCCTGTAGATTCTGCAACGGCTATGAAAGCCTGGATAGAGTACTCTACTCCCGGAGAAATGCACAAAATGCTGGCAAAATCTGATGGAACCTGGACAGGAGAAACTACAATGTGGATGGAAAACGGAGCAAAACCTACGGTGAGTAAATCCGAGGCTACTAATAAAATGATGTATGGCGGACGTTATCAGATCACCAATCACAAAGGAGGCTTTATGGGAATGCCATTTGAAGGGATGAGCATTGTAGGATATGACAACTCAAAGAAAAAGTTTGTCAGTACATGGATAGACAATATGGGATCCGGAATCATGCATAGTGAAGGAGATTGGAATGCTTCCACGAAATCGGTTGAGTTTAAAGGAAAAATGACTGATCCTTCGAGACCAGGAAAGGATTGTGATTTCAGAGAAGTTTTCACATTTGTAGATGATAATACTCAAAAACTGGAAATGTACGGTCCTGATTCCAAAACAGGGAAAGAGTACAAAACCATGGAAATAAAATACACCCGTAAGAAATAA
- a CDS encoding Rossmann-like and DUF2520 domain-containing protein, with protein sequence MQIVIIGSGNVAYHIAKAFTLKSIPLAQIFGRNEKELSKISEELNIPYSTDHLEEADLYIICVSDNSVEEVSKIIAKKDCLVAHTSGSLPKEALTGEYRKASFYPLQTFSKSKELEYEKIPFFVEAENEGDQKILLDLASQISEKVMESSHEKRKYIHLTAVFACNFVNHLFSRAKEISDSQDIPFDYFLPLIDETVQKIYEIEPKQAQTGPAVRNDVRILQLHEQLLKDESLEIYKTMNHSIQKMYEL encoded by the coding sequence ATGCAAATTGTAATCATCGGTTCCGGAAATGTTGCCTATCATATCGCAAAAGCTTTCACTTTGAAAAGCATTCCCCTGGCCCAGATTTTTGGCAGGAACGAAAAAGAATTAAGTAAGATTTCAGAAGAATTAAACATTCCTTATTCCACAGACCATCTGGAGGAGGCAGATCTTTATATCATCTGTGTAAGTGATAATTCTGTAGAAGAAGTTTCAAAGATCATTGCCAAAAAAGACTGTTTGGTTGCCCATACATCAGGATCGCTTCCAAAAGAAGCCTTAACTGGTGAGTACAGAAAAGCCAGCTTCTACCCTTTACAGACTTTTTCAAAATCCAAAGAACTGGAGTATGAAAAAATACCATTTTTCGTAGAGGCAGAAAATGAAGGAGATCAGAAAATATTGCTTGACCTCGCTTCACAGATTTCTGAGAAAGTAATGGAAAGCAGCCACGAAAAAAGAAAATATATTCATTTAACAGCTGTTTTCGCCTGTAATTTTGTAAATCATCTTTTTTCAAGGGCTAAAGAAATTTCGGATTCTCAGGATATTCCGTTTGATTATTTCTTACCGCTGATTGATGAAACGGTTCAGAAAATTTATGAAATTGAACCTAAACAGGCACAGACCGGACCTGCAGTGAGAAATGATGTAAGAATTTTACAGCTGCATGAACAGTTATTAAAAGACGAAAGTCTTGAAATTTATAAAACAATGAATCATTCTATTCAGAAAATGTATGAGCTATAA
- a CDS encoding RNA polymerase sigma factor: protein MKIKDAEIISLMQNPRTQDKGVRALMDAYQSRLYWHIRRIIVDGDLAQDTLQETFIKAYQNFHQFKNDSQLYTWLYRIATNEALQQVNKMKKMQKTDEDPEYHMQNLVADNTEGDAEEIQILLQNAIQSLPEKQKLVFMMRYYDDLPYEEISKIVDMSVGTLKTNYHYAKQKIEDYIKENYER, encoded by the coding sequence ATGAAGATTAAGGACGCGGAAATTATTTCGTTGATGCAGAATCCACGGACCCAGGATAAAGGTGTCCGGGCCTTGATGGATGCCTATCAAAGCAGATTGTACTGGCACATAAGAAGAATTATTGTGGACGGAGATCTTGCACAGGATACTTTGCAGGAAACTTTTATTAAAGCTTATCAAAATTTTCATCAGTTCAAAAATGATAGCCAGCTGTACACTTGGTTGTACAGAATTGCAACCAATGAAGCATTACAGCAGGTGAATAAAATGAAGAAGATGCAGAAAACTGATGAAGATCCGGAGTATCACATGCAGAATCTTGTGGCTGACAATACAGAAGGAGATGCCGAAGAAATACAGATTTTGCTGCAGAACGCCATACAAAGCCTGCCCGAAAAGCAGAAACTGGTATTTATGATGCGGTATTATGATGATTTGCCCTACGAAGAAATATCAAAAATTGTAGATATGTCAGTAGGAACTTTGAAAACGAATTATCATTATGCTAAACAGAAAATAGAAGATTATATTAAAGAAAATTACGAAAGATAA